In the Phaeodactylum tricornutum CCAP 1055/1 chromosome 13, whole genome shotgun sequence genome, TCGCGTCTTGCTCATGAATTGGTGCCATCCGGCACCACTTGAAGAGTTTTTGCTGCCTAATTTGCTGGATTGGACCCTACCACGGGATCTAAATGCTGCCTCCGTGGATGACGGAGTCCCCGCTGCCATGAGGTTGTTTcacaacgaaacaacgtGCCTATGGACCGAAAAGATGATTCCTACTTTGTTCGACGAGGCGTCACACGAGCATAGACCTCGGCCCGAGTTTTGGTCACACTACTTGGACGAGGGCATTCGCCAAGATAACGTTGCGAGAGGCGATCAGAAACGCCTTCAAGAGAAAAAGGTTGTGCGGCATCGCATTCTGGGGGGAGAATTGGAGTTTCAGAAGCGACTGGAAATGGCTGGGGAAACGACCGATTTGATCGACTGGACACCGTCCTTTGGCAAGATATTTGGGGTTTTCTTTCAGCCCAGCTTTGGTGTACAGCGAGAACTGGACAAAGTGTATCGAGATCTGCGTCTAATACCGGGTCAATATTCGGCCGTCCACTGCCGGGTTCGTCATCCCAAGGGAATAAAAAAGTTTTCCAAAGGAAAAACACCCGTACCGGGCGGCCCTGATCGAGTAGGCTTACTGTGGGAAGGTGAGGGCCGGGAATTTGCAATTGAAACGGCGGTCCACGCCCTGCAATGTGGACAAACCTTGCTCCACCAGGGCGCCAATGAAATGGAACCCATATACTTTTACTCTGACTCGGAAGACTTGGTGCGCTACGTGACGATCGAGCTGCATGACCCCATGTTTGAGAAAAATTACTCGTCCATTTTAGATTCCAACAAGATCCACGCCACAGCTCGCAAGGTAGTGCAAAGGAGTCGCATTGTGGGGCGGCACGATGGGACAGCTAATCTACATATTGATCGACAAGGGGGAGCTAAACCGACAGCGTATTACGGATCCTTCGTTGACCTAATGGTTGCGGCACAGTCTCGTTGCGTCACTTACGGAGTCGGCAACTACGCCATGTTCGCTTCCAAAATATCTGGCTCCAGTTGTCGCCTTCAACACCAAGAAGAATCATGGGGGGTAGACGAAAACAAGAAGGAGCGGACAAAGCTCTGCTCACTCCCGTCGTAGATTTTATTCAAGTAAATTAGTTGTGTATTGCACAAGATTTGGCTAGCCAAAACAAAGAAGAGATGTTCGTTAGAGCACAAACTCGTTACTGTAACCGCTGCCTTTCGATAgatagctagctagagagaggAAATAATATCCTGTGGTCTCTTCTTCAGACCTTGAAGTTTCAGGGTTAGGGGCGAATCTTGTCGTCGAGCATGTGTATTTATTACACGGAATTCTGGAGTGTCGTCACAAATTGCGCCAGGCAAAAGGAGAGTCCCACAAGTGGTCGATGCCACCATGGCAGCCACGACGATTGCGACAAAAGGAGCGTCGCGACAAGGCTCCAACTTTCAGTGGGCGTTCATGATGATTGCGTTGTTTTTGGTCGGTACCATGGTATTGCAAATTCAGCAAATTCCGTTCGAAACCGCAGGCGACGCCTTGTCCCAGTCCAAGTTCGCGTTTTTGCACCCCAATCAACAAGAATCCCCCGTAGCTCTGCCGTACGAACAGCGAGTTTCGAGTCCCGTGATTAACGATGATTCTCCGCCGTATCACGTAGTCTTCAGTACCAGTTGTTCCGCTCAACAGCACTGGGAATCCATGGTCTTTTTCTATCACGCCATGCGGGTAGGACAGCGCGGCACCGTGACGCGCATTGCGAGCGGTTGTTCCGAAGAGGAAAGCCAAAGTCTCAAAACCTTCCACGAACGGTACATTCAACCCATGTCCCCTAATTTCTTCGTGCACTTTACGCCCGATTATTCCCGACTTCGTCTTTCCGGAGGGAAAGACGCCTACAAGTACATGAACAAGCCCTACGGCCTGCGCCACTGGATGGAACACGCGTTGGGGATGCGCACCAATCAAACCAATTCCGCCGCGGTCGAGGATGGTATCGTCTTTCTCATGGATCCGGATATGATACTGTTACGGCCGATCGTGCACGACTTTTCGGACGTCAACAATCACCTTTGGGTGGAAAATGAACCCCTTACCAAGGTTGTGAGGCACGGCTTTCCCATTGCTCAGCAAGACGGTTACTTGAATAACGAATGGATGAAGCTCAACTTTTCGTACATAGTGAACCGTCCCGAGGGGGCTTTCGTCAGTCGTCCCGCTTTGGAAGACGGCCCACGCTTGTGGAACACGGGTCCTCCGTACCTGGCGACCGTCAAGGATATGTATCAGATTGCCGTCACATGGACCGAGTACGCACCTCGAGTACTCGACGTCTACCCGAAACTGTTTGCCGAGGTATGTCAAATGTAGATCTTTGTGTCTTAAGAAAGAGAAAGACCGTAGGATATCCGTCTGGTAGTCAACAAAGCCGTGTTCTAACTCGAGATGGGTGTGTCCCCTGTGTTTTATTTTTCATAGATGTACGGCTTTATCATTGCCACTGTACAGCTCAAGCTACCGCACACTTTGCTCAAATCCATTGTAGTGTCAACAACTACAGCCGCGTAAGTTGCTTTACAATCATTTGATGGAGGCTGTCTGATGCTGTGGTGGACCAACCCATTGTCGATCGTTGTTACAGAAATCGGGAAGGTTGGCCGTTAGTGGACGCGATCCCAGACGACCAGATTTGTGATCCGTCAACGACGGCTAACATGCCGATTGGCTTACACTACTGCAAACGGTACATTTTGGAGCGCAACTTTTTTAGCAAGTACCGGCTGCGGAAAAACATAATGGACTGCGATAAGCCCCTGTTGCAGCCACCACCCACCGATATGGTGGTCCGGAAAATCGACTGGGGGATCTGGCCCCCACGAGCCGATCTTAGCGATCGTAACATCTACAACGAAGAACGCTCCAAAATTCGCAGCAAGCCGAAGCGAGAAGCTTTTATGCTGTGTAATTTGGTAAGATCCATTAACGAGGCACTACGGTATCACAAAGAGCTGGCGTGCGACGGAAATGCGAATTGGAACGAAGTGTACAATCTCTATGACGATCCAGCACGACATTGAAACTACCTTGCTTACTATTAATTGCCGAAACCCATGGCGGAGACACTAAGCTGCACGCTTCTTTCCGACAGTGAGCTCAACCAAGCGGGATTTATAAACCGCTGTTCCTGCTTACGAAACAGGCAAAAGGATTGGGAGGAATCTTCTGGTATAGAAATAAACCTTGTGGTAGAGACGCGTCAAGCGACAGCGTAAGTCAGTTAGTTACATTTTTTTCGCTTGATACTTCGGGATCGGTCTGGGCAGGGCAAAGGATAAGCCGCTGCGTCATGTTCACTTGATACTTTGCGATCGCGATCTGTTCTTCCGTTCTTCGTTCAATTCCCTTTGAGTGCGCTCCAGTATCTCTTTTGAACTCTTGGCGACCTTTCCCTCTGGAGAGACCTTTGCACTGTCGCAAATTTTCACAGCCGCCCGTGACTGGCCATTGTGATGTCGTTCATCGTCCTTACCGCCCGATCCAGCAGATCTTCGCCTCTCCCTTGCCTTTCGGTCGTGGAAAGGGGAGGATCGACCCGTGCTGAATCGTCTCTCGCCTCGGCGATCTTTCTGGTGACTGTCACCTCGTGCCCGACTGCTACTTCGATGGCCGTCACTTTGGCTTCGAACCTTGCTACGACTCCGCGCCGATCGATGATCGGATCTCGACGTTGGTGCTCGAGGATCAGCTTTGCTCTCTGACTCGCAGTCCATATTTGCTGTGATGGACATAACATTGGTGTTACCCATCTCAAGCTGATGTATAAACTCCGTAAGGTTCTTATCTGCCGTCGTTACACGAAGCTCAAAGTCTACACGTCTGTAGCCTTCCTCAATCGTCGGGTTCTCTGCTCCCCAGGTCCGTTTGATTTTTAACAACTCCCGTCTAGCTTCCTCTGGCTTCCCTAACGCAGCTAGAACTTCCGCACGAACGGTCCATGCAGTAGCGTTTTCTCGTTGAATCAAAATAACTTCTTGGCAGTCTTTGAGTGCTTCGAGGTActtttttgacaaaagcCACGCTTCTGCTCTTTCTGTTCGAAGCATCTCGAACAATGGACAACGAGTTGGTATCAGTCCAGTTTCCTTAATAGCAGCGGAAAAAAAATCGGCAGCCTCGGCATAGCGGCCACGCTTTACAGAAGCGCGGCCTTTGGTAATGGCGACATGGGTATTCTGGCATCGATTTAATTCAGTCTCCAgattgccattctgtttgtcTCGGTTAAATGTTTCTTGCAAAATGTGGACGCCTTTTTCAGTATCTCCCGAAAGAAACAGAGTGTGCCCTCGCAATTCCAGTCCATCCGAATGAGTAGGGTTGAACCTCAGTGCCTTGTTGATCTTTTCCAAGGCAGACTCCACGTTGCCAAGGCCTACATCGGCTTTGGCCGCGAGAAACAAGAGTCCTATGTTGTCTGACGTCCTTGCGTGCGGCTTCAAAATGTCTTTACTCCTCTGAAAGTCCCCAATATCGAGTGCCTGTTTTGCCTCGAAGAGCAATTCCTTTTCGCCTTGAGTCTTGGTCAGTTCTGCTTGAATACGACGAGAGTCCGGGACAACTCTCGACCCTGTTTCTAGACAATTGTAGGCCGCTTCAAAGTCACCTAGAGCCATTAGTGCCCTCCACTTTCGAATCCATGACTTCTCGTAGGTTGGCAGTAGTTCGATCGCTTTGTCACAGTCCAACGCACAACTGTCGAAACGCTTTTCTCGAAAGTAAGTAACTGCTCGATTGGAGTACATCTGTGAAACTAGTTCTTTGTGTTGTTCCGACTCCATGGGAATCTTTCGCATGATTTTTATTCCGTCCGTATACAGCTCACGAGAATTGACTAAATCTCCCTTGTTGAATTTGGCGTTGGCTTGTTTCTTCAGTTTCTCTGCCTTGTCGATCATTTTCTTTACCCGCTCTGGAGAAAAAAGGGCCCCGTCCGCCACCCCTGCAGAGTCCAAAAGCTGCTTGaagtcgatttcgtcgaTTTCGTTCACGGTTTCCATTGGCGATACAGAATCGTTGGTCAGAGCAGAAACGTTGGCACCAAGGCTGTTGATGGACATATTCCAGTCCGtcgattgactgtaagaAACTTCCAGGTCGTCGTTTTGTTCGTCGTGAGATTGCCTTCGATTCAATTTCCGCTTGAAATCGGTCTTCTCCTCGGACTTGGTGCGTTTCACGAGATTCGGCGCTTCGTCTCGTTTGGGAGTAATGGGTGCTTTGGCCGGCGAAGGATTCGTCGAAATGGAGTCGTTGATTCCGTTGGTGGTCCAGCGGGGAGATTCTGGTTGAGGCGAGGCGGGTACCCGATCCGCCACATCTTCTCGCGGTGGAGTATTGAGGAGACCATGGTCGGCCTCGTTGGTGGCCCACCTTTCACCCATTCCGTGGTCACCACAGCTCGATGCCTTTCCGGGAGTAACCGGATCGTCGGGAGTATTGGATACATCCGTGTCCACCGGCGATGGTGATCGAAGCTCATTGTGCCCATTTGGTACCATCCGCATACTGTCTTCCGCGGAGGCGTTGGTCGCGGATTCCGTCGAACCCATCCACGCGGTGGGGTCTACTAGCTGTTCCCCCGCGAGCAGTCCGCGCAAGCTCCGGCTCTTGCGCTGCGGCGTAGCCGGCGCGTGCGTCCGAGCCACCACCGGTCGTGGATTTGTGTTCCTCCTCTCCTGTACCTTTTGGCGACAGAACAAGGCGGACATGGAATGACTCTGCGAGTCCCTCAACGAAGGCCGTCCGGGTGTGTGTGCGACCGTCGTGTCGGCCGATCTTGTTTCCTCCGCCGCGTGACCTTCCGCGTGTGCCGACACGTCCCCGTAGTCTCCACTCCAATCGCAACGGTTGCCGTGCAAACACGCGACTTGCACTTGTTGGAGTGTTCGAAACGCCAAAGGCTGCGTTTGTGCGAGTGGTTGCAGAGCCAGGTTGACCCCGTGTATCCGGAGCGCCGTCGTCCCTGGTGTCACTGGGTCGGGCAGCGTCACGTTGACGCGGCACGTGGGACAGAGACATTCCGCCGGCCGGTGTTGCCGACAGTGTTGTTCCACCCACACGTGCCAGCACTGCCGGCACGACGCGTGGGAACACGGAGCGGTCACGACCGCATCGAGGTCGACCAAATTCTGACAGAACCCGCACACAAACACACTGTAGTGCTTGTCGTCCGATAGGACTTGCGTGAGCTCAAACCCCATCACGTCCTTTGGGTGCGGCCCGGAACGAACGACACGCAACAGAACAAATCACTAGTGGACAACCCACgcgacaacgatgacgaggagAAACGCGGACGACTCTAGGCACGCTTGGGTATTTCGTGCTCCTACTAGTGAGGGGGGAGGGAGGGGAATGCCACCCAAGAGTCGTGACGGGTGCGGGGACGAGCGTTCTCCCGAGGAGACTGTGTCTCTGTGCGACTATATGTATATTTgtatgtgtgtatgtgtTCGCTGGTCCAGGATTGAATTCTACTGTAACCCTGGAAACACATACAAAGCATGGACCAGTTATTAGGTTCTCGTACGGCAATGGCGGTAGTGTATATACGCGCGTAGCTGTATCATACTCCGCAGGTTCGTTCGATTGCTCGGTAccgtacggtacggtacggcCCCAGTACACACACAGTTTGGTTTTTGGATGGGCGGACTGGACTCCTTGGACGTGTCGCGTCGTGATGCGAAACAAACAATTTGGTCCTTGAGTGATGTGGGTGTGGGTGGGATCGGGTCACCTGGTCATTCCTATGTAACTCTACAACAACTAAAGCCTTTCGGGGAATGAATTGTGACTCCCCGAATGTCCAACTGACGGACGTTCCATAAGAATCCAAAATCCAACGTCGGCGCAGAGATTGGACCGACAAAGTGCCTCGCCCCTTACCTTGTTTCATGATCGAGAAGTGTCCCGTAAACTATTCGGGTGCATGTGCTCCTCAAGGAACCCCTTCCCCCTTTCGATCCGAGATCGGCCATTCTCCGGCTAGGATGGCACTACTTCCTGCTTGTAATCTGACAGTACCGGAGTACCCGTCACCACCATCCAAAAATATCGCCCCCCAATCTCTTTCTttggtcggtcggtcggtcggtcgcGAGAAGGAAAACGACGCCCAAAAACGCCGTTCCGTCACACTCACCGATCCACAGTGGTGTGTTCCATGCATGCCTTGCATACTCCTCGGTTtgccttgactgtgaaaacacccatCTCGAGAAGCCCCTTTTTCCGCATCACCAACA is a window encoding:
- a CDS encoding predicted protein; the encoded protein is MTRRAFLAVAFVLSLLAQFHIHRSGISIAVSPFFDDQAVIPSLSVTAREWEYRTNHQPAATNTDPTTERGMDAGDSVSNLLEGLPDWVRTYIDWHQLQRQKFPGTKLFTDPAAPPVLLRTCYRICGGLHDRLGKLPWDLYLANQTGRVLLMNWCHPAPLEEFLLPNLLDWTLPRDLNAASVDDGVPAAMRLFHNETTCLWTEKMIPTLFDEASHEHRPRPEFWSHYLDEGIRQDNVARGDQKRLQEKKVVRHRILGGELEFQKRLEMAGETTDLIDWTPSFGKIFGVFFQPSFGVQRELDKVYRDLRLIPGQYSAVHCRVRHPKGIKKFSKGKTPVPGGPDRVGLLWEGEGREFAIETAVHALQCGQTLLHQGANEMEPIYFYSDSEDLVRYVTIELHDPMFEKNYSSILDSNKIHATARKVVQRSRIVGRHDGTANLHIDRQGGAKPTAYYGSFVDLMVAAQSRCVTYGVGNYAMFASKISGSSCRLQHQEESWGVDENKKERTKLCSLPS
- a CDS encoding predicted protein; the protein is MAATTIATKGASRQGSNFQWAFMMIALFLVGTMVLQIQQIPFETAGDALSQSKFAFLHPNQQESPVALPYEQRVSSPVINDDSPPYHVVFSTSCSAQQHWESMVFFYHAMRVGQRGTVTRIASGCSEEESQSLKTFHERYIQPMSPNFFVHFTPDYSRLRLSGGKDAYKYMNKPYGLRHWMEHALGMRTNQTNSAAVEDGIVFLMDPDMILLRPIVHDFSDVNNHLWVENEPLTKVVRHGFPIAQQDGYLNNEWMKLNFSYIVNRPEGAFVSRPALEDGPRLWNTGPPYLATVKDMYQIAVTWTEYAPRVLDVYPKLFAEMYGFIIATVQLKLPHTLLKSIVVSTTTAALSDAVVDQPIVDRCYRNREGWPLVDAIPDDQICDPSTTANMPIGLHYCKRYILERNFFSKYRLRKNIMDCDKPLLQPPPTDMVVRKIDWGIWPPRADLSDRNIYNEERSKIRSKPKREAFMLCNLVRSINEALRYHKELACDGNANWNEVYNLYDDPARH
- a CDS encoding predicted protein; the protein is MGFELTQVLSDDKHYSVFVCGFCQNLVDLDAVVTAPCSHASCRQCWHVWVEQHCRQHRPAECLCPTCRVNVTLPDPVTPGTTALRIHGVNLALQPLAQTQPLAFRTLQQVQVACLHGNRCDWSGDYGDVSAHAEGHAAEETRSADTTVAHTPGRPSLRDSQSHSMSALFCRQKVQERRNTNPRPVVARTHAPATPQRKSRSLRGLLAGEQLVDPTAWMGSTESATNASAEDSMRMVPNGHNELRSPSPVDTDVSNTPDDPVTPGKASSCGDHGMGERWATNEADHGLLNTPPREDVADRVPASPQPESPRWTTNGINDSISTNPSPAKAPITPKRDEAPNLVKRTKSEEKTDFKRKLNRRQSHDEQNDDLEVSYSQSTDWNMSINSLGANVSALTNDSVSPMETVNEIDEIDFKQLLDSAGVADGALFSPERVKKMIDKAEKLKKQANAKFNKGDLVNSRELYTDGIKIMRKIPMESEQHKELVSQMYSNRAVTYFREKRFDSCALDCDKAIELLPTYEKSWIRKWRALMALGDFEAAYNCLETGSRVVPDSRRIQAELTKTQGEKELLFEAKQALDIGDFQRSKDILKPHARTSDNIGLLFLAAKADVGLGNVESALEKINKALRFNPTHSDGLELRGHTLFLSGDTEKGVHILQETFNRDKQNGNLETELNRCQNTHVAITKGRASVKRGRYAEAADFFSAAIKETGLIPTRCPLFEMLRTERAEAWLLSKKYLEALKDCQEVILIQRENATAWTVRAEVLAALGKPEEARRELLKIKRTWGAENPTIEEGYRRVDFELRVTTADKNLTEFIHQLEMGNTNVMSITANMDCESESKADPRAPTSRSDHRSARSRSKVRSQSDGHRSSSRARGDSHQKDRRGERRFSTGRSSPFHDRKARERRRSAGSGGKDDERHHNGQSRAAVKICDSAKVSPEGKVAKSSKEILERTQRELNEERKNRSRSQSIK